The DNA window TTTTGGCACGTAACCAAATTCCCTATCAGTGGCTGGATATAGAAACTGAACCTGAAGCAGCCAAATTGCTTGAATATGCCTCTAATGGCAGTAAGCCCAAGTTACCTTTAGTATTATTTACCAACGGCGATCGCTTGGAACAGCCGAGCAGCCTGGAAATTGCTACCAAAATTGGTCTACAAACCCAGGCTGAAAAGCCTTTTTATGACCTGGTAATTGTCGGTGGGGGGCCAGCAGGTTTAGCTGCTGCGGTATATGGTGCGTCAGAAGGTTTAAGCACCGTGATGATCGAACGTTCTGCCCCTGGTGGACAAGCTGGTTCTAGTTCGCGAATTGAGAATTATTTGGGTTTCCCTGTCGGTTTAAGTGGCGACGATTTGGCTCGGCGGGGGGTAACTCAAGCTAGACGGTTCGGAGTGGAAATTTTGACTCCTCAAGAGGTAGTTGAAGTTAAATTAGGAGATCCATACCGCATTGTTAAGTTAGCCGACGGTAGTGAAATTAACTGTCATGCTCTGTTATTGGCAACAGGAGTTTATTGGCGCAGATTAGATTTACCAGGATGCGATCGCCTTACGGGAAGAGGCATCTATTATGGTGCAGCCAAAACCGAAGCTTTGTCTTGTCTAAATGAACATATTTATCTCATCGGTGGGGCAAATTCGGCGGGACAAGCAGCCATGTATTTTTCTCAATATGCTGCCAAAGTGACCATGCTGGTACGAGGTAAATCTCTAACTCAAAGTATGTCCCAGTATCTCATCGACCAAATTAATGCTACTGATAATATTGAAATACAAACCTATACCGAAGTGGTAGCAGTACACGGAGAAAGTAATCTTACAAGACTCACCTTATTAAACAACCAAACAGGAGCAACAAAAGAGGTAGCAACCAAATCTCTATTTATTTTTATCGGCGCAAAACCTGAAACGGAATGGCTAGAAGGAATAGTGGCAAGAGATCCCAGAGGCTTTATTTATGCAGGGGCAGATTTAAAACAGGGTGACCATTTTCGTGGCTGGAATCGCGATCGCGATCCTTTTTTATTAGAAACAAGTGTTCCTGGTATCTTTGTAGCAGGGGATGTACGACATAATTCGGTTAAGCGAGTAGCTTCAGGAGTAGGGGAAGGTTCAATTGCCATTATGTTTGTTCACCGCTATCTAGCGGAAGCCAGAGCCTAAACAATTGAAATTAATCATTAAAATTAATTTATTGATGATGTCTGAGACGCAAACCGATCAAATTAATAATTTAAAATTCGTAGGAACCTAAAATTTGCCGATGAGCTATTTAAAATGGAATTTAGACCAAGAAGATGAGATCGATCTTGTCGCTCCCACTGGAGATTTTTATATTATTGGAGATGAAGGAGAGATTACCGAAAAATTTACTAATATAGATGTATTTTTAGAAGTCTTAGTTGAAGGTGCTAACAATCTCAAAATTGGCAAAAGTATTGTTGTAGATCCTTTGATTGAACCAAACGAATTTCACTTTGACTATCAAGACAGAATATTACAAATAACCTATGGAAGACAACAAGTGACGATTTTAAATCGAGATAAATTTATTGAAGATGTACATCAAGCTGTAACGCAACTGTTAGAAATACTCGATCGACAATCAGCAACAGAGCAGAAACCTAAGCGAAGTCTAGCTAAGTTAAGAGCATATTCTATCTAACCAATTTTAATTTTTTTTATGTTCTATACCTAATACAGTTCTCACCGCGCTATTTAAATACTAGATTAATGATTGTTTAATATGTAAAACTTATTTTAAAGTAGATTGACTATCAAATATTTCTAAGTCAGATTGACAACTTAATTTTTTCCTAAAATTCACTTGAAAAAATACGGTTTAAACTGCTTCTACTAGCTAATTAAAGCAATAATCTTAAATTAAATTAAAGCTTTTAATTGTATGTATAAACCCTGAGACTGTTCTTTGTCTTAAAGACAAATATGCATTATATTAAGCTAGGATACAAAATATAAAAATAAATAAAGTTTGTATGGATAACTCAAGCAGCAAAGTTCTCAATGTAGATAAAGATTTTGGTGGTGATTTAGAAAAAGCGATCGCCGCTGCTAATGATGGCGATACAGTTGAACTAGGAAGAAAAACCTATAAAACTGATGGAATCGAACTCAATAAAGATATCACGATTGATGGTGTCAGAGGACAGACAGTTATCGATGGAGGGGGAACATCTAACTCTGTTTTTCGCTTACATTCTGACTCAAGCGGTACAACCATTAAAGATGCCGAAATAACTAATGGAGATAATGGAGTCAATGTAACTGGGGCCAAAAATGTTACATTATCAAATCTCGATATCAATAACATTGGTATTGAAAACCCAATTAGAAATGATGGGACACACAATATTGGCATAAGCCTAGCTGATGCTGATGGATTTAAAGTATTCGATTCGGAAATATCTGATATTGGTCGCAAAGGAATCGGTGTTATCGACACTGATGGCGGAATAATTGATGGTGTTACCTTGTCGGATATTAATCTGGCCGCAGAACATTCTCAAAGCGTTGATGCTGCTGGGATCAAACTTTTCAACACCAACGATATCACTATTAGTGACAACAAACTCTCTGGCGTTAATGCTTTCAATATTTGGGACGATATTACCTGCAACACTACAATTGACGGTAATGAAATTACAGGGGTAGGAGATGACTTTTTAGCGCCTGAGTATAATACATTTGTAAGGGTAGGAGGCATTTATGTTGAGAAAACCCATCAGACAACTGTTGATAATAATAAAGTGACTGTGGGTAATGATGATTTCTTTGCCTTTGACGCTACAGAATTTTCGACAGAAACAATGGTTCTGGGAGACAATAACGAATTCCCAAGTACAGATATTGGTTCAACAGACTTTTGGGCAAACGAAGAAATAGAAAAACTGGTTGCCATAACTGAAGATCCTGACGCAGCAGACTTTTCTCTCTTTGCGGATGATTTTTATAACGGTGGTACTTATGGTGGCGATAATACTGGCGACACTGTTTAATTAGGTAAATTAAAGTATCAACTAAAATGCGATCGCCTGTACGTGAAGTAAGAATTATTCAATGCTAGATAATGATTTGAATTAATCTACTTTAAATAATAACAGTGGCGATCGCTATAATTTCAGTAGGAAATAGGAAATAGCGCAAAATTCCGTTGCCTTAATGAAAACAGAAATAGAACGCAAATATCTGGTTAAAAAGTCAGTTTGGCGATCGCATAAAAAACTCCTCGAAAGCCAGTCTCCAGTTGGTGTAAAATACTGCCAGGGGTATATACCCACCAGCAACGATACAACTGTAAGACTCCGAATTATTGGTAAGCAAGGTTATCTGACAATCAAAAGTAAAGCTGTAGGCATTACTCGTGCTGAATTTGAGTATTTAATTCCTGTGGATGAGGCTCAAGAGATGCTGAATAATCTTTGTGTTAAACCATTAATTGAAAAGTTTAGATACAAAATCAAGGTAGATAATTTAACTTGGGAGGTTGATGAATTTCTGGGAGAAAACGCAGGCTTAATTATTGCCGAAGTAGAATTAGAACATGAGAATCAGAAAATTAATCTTCCTCACTGGATCGAACGAGAAGTTAATGAGCAAAAATACTTTAATTCTTATTTAGTAAAACATCCCTATAGCCAATGGGAAGAGAAGTGATTACTGATTACTAATTACTGATTACTGTTGCATTGCTCACTGCTCATTGCTCATTGTGACGCGAAGCTAATCCTTTAGGACTCATTGTTCACTGCATGACCGAAACTCTAATTATTTTTAGTCGTTATCCTGAGCCTGGAAAGACGAAAACTCGGATGATACCCGCTTTGGGTGCTTTGGGTGCTGCGGAGTTACAGCAAAAAATGACGGAGCATACTTTAAAAACGGCGATCGCCTTAAAATTATCTCGGAATCTGGCGATCGAGGTTCACTTTGCTGGTGGCAATATTCAGTCAATGACGGAATGGTTAGGTGAGGATTTTGATTATATTCCTCAAGTTTTAGGAAATCTCGGTCATAAAATGCAATCTTCTTTTGAGCGTGCTTTTGCATTGGGTAGTCAACGAGTGCTGATTATTGGCACTGACTGTCCTGATATCGAGCAAACTATACTAACTCAAGCTTTTGATTCCCTAGAGCGTCACGATTTAGTTTTGGGTGTGGCAGAAGATGGGGGATATTATTTAATTGGCTTAAATAAACCTATTGCCGAACTTTTTCAGAATATTATTTGGGGAACAGAGCAGGTATTAAACCAAACCAAAAATATTGCTCAACAACTGAAACTAAATGTGCATTATCTACCTACCTTAGCTGATGTCGATCGCCCCGAAGATCTCAAGATTTGGCAGAAATACATCTATAGCCGTACAAAGTTAGATTAGGACATTAAGAGTAATCGGCTCGTAAGTAGGAAATAGCGCGAAATTCCGTTGCGCGGGTTTCCCGCGTTGAGGAAATTTCGTAAGACGGAAATAGGAAATAGGAAGACAGAATGTGTTTATTTTAAATAAACTAGCGCATCGCTAAAGACACTTTGCGCACTGGTGGTTTAAAGATGAGGTCTAACTTTCGTAATTCTTGTTCTGTCAGTTGGATATCTAATGCTGCGCAGTTTTCTTTCACATGAGCGGGGTTAGTCGCTTTAGGGATCGATAGCACATTGTCTTGATGTAGTAGCCAACTAAGGGCAATTTGCGTTGGTGTAGCGTTATGTTGTGTGGCAATATCCTTTAACTTAGAATCATTAACAAAGGCTCTTTGTTCCACAGGTGAATAAGCCATAATTGCCAGTTGACGCTGTTTGCACCAAGGTAATAAATCCCATTCAATACCACGACGCAGCAAATTATAGAGTACCTGATTGGCTACTATTTCTTTTCCCCCTGGCAAAGACTCAGCTTCTTGAAGATCATCGGTATCAAAGTTGCTCACTCCATAATCTAGAATTTTTCCAGTTTGTTTAAGATGCTGTAATCCTAATAAGGTTTCTGACAAAGGAACAGAACCGCGCCAGTGGAGCAAATATAAATCTAGATAATCCGTTTTAAGTCTGGATAAAGAGCGATCGCAAGCAGCAATTAATTCTTTATAACTAGCATGATGCGGATAAAACTTACTGACTAAATATACTTCACTTCTGCGCGTAGCGATCGCCTCAGCAACTATCTTTTCTGCACCACCATCACCATACATCTCCGCCGTATCGATTACACTTAGTCCCAGATCTAGTCCCAGTTTTAATGCATCTATCTCCGCCTGCTTCTGACTGGCTTTTTCACCCATACGCCAAGTACCCTGTCCCAGTATGGGTATTTCTTTTCCCGATCGTAGCTGTAGTGTTTTCATTTGGTAGTTGAGCAAGTCATCGTCTTTATAATTATGACGGAATAGTTAGGAGAGAGATGGTAGAAATCGCCTCAAATCATTTTTTGTCTAAAATAAATACCGTAGAACTTATCTCTCAACTCATGGAATCAAGCAAACTAGCGATTAATCAAATTTCTCTACCGTCTCTGGGTATTGGTACATGGTCTTGGGGCGATCGCCTTTTTTGGGGATATGGTTCGGATTATGGCGAAACAGATGTAGCTAGAGCTTTTGAGGCTGCGGTAGAAAACGGCGCAACTTTTTTTGATACAGCGGAAATCTATGGTTTTGGAGAATCTGAGCGACTACTGGGACGTTTTTTAAAACGAACTAGTCAACCAGTACAAATTGCCACTAAATATTTTCCTCTACCTTGGCGATTTAATCATCAGGCGGTAGCAGATACTTTGAGCGACAGTTTAAAACGGCTTCAGGTAGAGCAGGTGGCGCTTTATCAGGTGCATATGCCTTTTAGCTTTCTGATGAGTCAACATACATTGATGGAGGCATTAGCGCAAGAGGTCAAACGAGGGCGAATCTTAACCGTGGGAGTAAGTAATTATTCTGCCAGTCAAATGCAAGAAGCTTATGATTTCTTGGCTCAGTATGATGTTCCTTTAGCTGTTAATCAAGTTCGTTATTCCTTGTTAACCAGAAAGATTGAACAAAATGGTATTTTGGAACTTGCCCGTAAATTGGGAATTACGATCTTGGCATACAGTCCTTTAGATCAGGGGCTTTTAACAGGTAAATATACTCCAGAAAATACAGAGATTCAGGGTGCGCGCAAAATAGATCCCAAGTTTTCCGCTGCTGGCTTAAGCAAAATTGAACCAGTAATCAACAATCTTCAGCAACTTGCCGAGAAATACGCTAAAACTCCAGCTCAGATAGCTTTAAACTGGCTGATCATGCAGGACAATGTAATTCCTATTCCTGGAGCGAAAAATGCACGGCAAGCCCAAGATAATGCAGGGGCGATGGGTTGGCAATTAAGTACAGAAGATGTAGAGCAGCTCAGTTTAATCAGCTTAAATCAGTAAAGGGCTTCTCGCCCTAGCTATAAGCTATAAGCGTATGGCAGAAAAAGCTTTTTTGGGTAAAAAGACTATAAAGCGATCGCCTCAAGTACAAGCCATAGCTCAAACTGACCGATTAGTTCAATAAAATATAGCTAAAAGTTCAAAATACTGTCACCAAAAAGTCACATCACCACTTTAAATTAAAAATATCAAACAAAATATCAAACAAAAATTTGCGCCTAATCTCTGGTTTCTCAGATTTGATTTATTTAAACAACTATATCTATCTAAATTAATCCCAGGCATTAAAGTAAATACCATGACCAAAACATTATCCTGGAAACAAACGATCTCTTCTGTGTCTTTAGTCTTACTTGGTGGAGGAATAGCTTTCGGCGGTAACTACTTAATAAATAGTCCAAAAAGCCTGGCTAATGAAAGAAATGAGCGTAATGTCACCACGGCAACAGCTACTCCAGAAGGCGCGATCGCCGTTCCCCAAAATTATGTTAGCAACGTGGTAAATCGAGTAGGAAATACAGTCGTGCGGATCGATGCTGCTCGTAAAGTGGCAACCAATGTTCCTGCTGCATTTAACGATCCTTCCTTTAACCAGTTTTTTGGCTCTCAAATGCCCAATATTCCCAGCGAACAAATTCAAAAGGGTCTGGGTTCTGGTTTTGTTGTTAGTTCAGATGGTTTAATTTTGACCAATGCTCACGTAGTTGAAGGTAGTAACCAGGTCAAGGTCACCCTAAAAAATGGACAAACCTATCAAGGTAAAGTTATGGGTACAGACTCCCTGACTGACTTAGCGGTAATTAAGATTGAGGCAAACTCATTACCAGCGATCACATTTGCCGATTCAGATAACTTACAACCTGGAGAATGGGCGATCGCGATCGGCAATCCTTTAGGTCTAGATAATACCGTAACTACTGGTATTGTTAGTGCAACAGGTAGAAGTAGCGCCCAGGTGGGTGTAGCCGATAAGAGAGTTAGCTTTATTCAAACCGATGCAGCAATTAACCCTGGTAACTCTGGGGGGCCTTTGTTAAATGCTCAAGGGGAAGTGATTGGCGTTAATACTGCTA is part of the Pleurocapsa minor HA4230-MV1 genome and encodes:
- a CDS encoding aldo/keto reductase — translated: MKTLQLRSGKEIPILGQGTWRMGEKASQKQAEIDALKLGLDLGLSVIDTAEMYGDGGAEKIVAEAIATRRSEVYLVSKFYPHHASYKELIAACDRSLSRLKTDYLDLYLLHWRGSVPLSETLLGLQHLKQTGKILDYGVSNFDTDDLQEAESLPGGKEIVANQVLYNLLRRGIEWDLLPWCKQRQLAIMAYSPVEQRAFVNDSKLKDIATQHNATPTQIALSWLLHQDNVLSIPKATNPAHVKENCAALDIQLTEQELRKLDLIFKPPVRKVSLAMR
- a CDS encoding trypsin-like peptidase domain-containing protein; protein product: MTKTLSWKQTISSVSLVLLGGGIAFGGNYLINSPKSLANERNERNVTTATATPEGAIAVPQNYVSNVVNRVGNTVVRIDAARKVATNVPAAFNDPSFNQFFGSQMPNIPSEQIQKGLGSGFVVSSDGLILTNAHVVEGSNQVKVTLKNGQTYQGKVMGTDSLTDLAVIKIEANSLPAITFADSDNLQPGEWAIAIGNPLGLDNTVTTGIVSATGRSSAQVGVADKRVSFIQTDAAINPGNSGGPLLNAQGEVIGVNTAIIQNAPGLGFAIPSNAARDIAEELIAKGRADHPFLGIQMAQITPELKQELKSQKNFEVGAAEGILIVDVMPNSPAERAGLKSGDVIQAIGEQKIITADQVQQEVEKVEIGDRLNLGLIRNDRQLDLAVKVGLLPQPQNVNR
- a CDS encoding aldo/keto reductase; the encoded protein is MESSKLAINQISLPSLGIGTWSWGDRLFWGYGSDYGETDVARAFEAAVENGATFFDTAEIYGFGESERLLGRFLKRTSQPVQIATKYFPLPWRFNHQAVADTLSDSLKRLQVEQVALYQVHMPFSFLMSQHTLMEALAQEVKRGRILTVGVSNYSASQMQEAYDFLAQYDVPLAVNQVRYSLLTRKIEQNGILELARKLGITILAYSPLDQGLLTGKYTPENTEIQGARKIDPKFSAAGLSKIEPVINNLQQLAEKYAKTPAQIALNWLIMQDNVIPIPGAKNARQAQDNAGAMGWQLSTEDVEQLSLISLNQ
- a CDS encoding TIGR04282 family arsenosugar biosynthesis glycosyltransferase yields the protein MTETLIIFSRYPEPGKTKTRMIPALGALGAAELQQKMTEHTLKTAIALKLSRNLAIEVHFAGGNIQSMTEWLGEDFDYIPQVLGNLGHKMQSSFERAFALGSQRVLIIGTDCPDIEQTILTQAFDSLERHDLVLGVAEDGGYYLIGLNKPIAELFQNIIWGTEQVLNQTKNIAQQLKLNVHYLPTLADVDRPEDLKIWQKYIYSRTKLD
- a CDS encoding right-handed parallel beta-helix repeat-containing protein is translated as MDNSSSKVLNVDKDFGGDLEKAIAAANDGDTVELGRKTYKTDGIELNKDITIDGVRGQTVIDGGGTSNSVFRLHSDSSGTTIKDAEITNGDNGVNVTGAKNVTLSNLDINNIGIENPIRNDGTHNIGISLADADGFKVFDSEISDIGRKGIGVIDTDGGIIDGVTLSDINLAAEHSQSVDAAGIKLFNTNDITISDNKLSGVNAFNIWDDITCNTTIDGNEITGVGDDFLAPEYNTFVRVGGIYVEKTHQTTVDNNKVTVGNDDFFAFDATEFSTETMVLGDNNEFPSTDIGSTDFWANEEIEKLVAITEDPDAADFSLFADDFYNGGTYGGDNTGDTV
- a CDS encoding CYTH domain-containing protein; this translates as MKTEIERKYLVKKSVWRSHKKLLESQSPVGVKYCQGYIPTSNDTTVRLRIIGKQGYLTIKSKAVGITRAEFEYLIPVDEAQEMLNNLCVKPLIEKFRYKIKVDNLTWEVDEFLGENAGLIIAEVELEHENQKINLPHWIEREVNEQKYFNSYLVKHPYSQWEEK
- a CDS encoding FAD-dependent oxidoreductase — protein: MAKPTILTVDDDLDVLQAISRDLRKQYGDRFRIVRANSGASAIETLEELKLRNEAVALFLTDQRMPGMNGVEFIEQAAPMFPQAKRVLLTAYADTNAAIQAINTARLDYYLLKPWDPPAEKLYPILDDLLEDWLAVYRPAFQGIRVVGDRWSSCSHNVKDFLARNQIPYQWLDIETEPEAAKLLEYASNGSKPKLPLVLFTNGDRLEQPSSLEIATKIGLQTQAEKPFYDLVIVGGGPAGLAAAVYGASEGLSTVMIERSAPGGQAGSSSRIENYLGFPVGLSGDDLARRGVTQARRFGVEILTPQEVVEVKLGDPYRIVKLADGSEINCHALLLATGVYWRRLDLPGCDRLTGRGIYYGAAKTEALSCLNEHIYLIGGANSAGQAAMYFSQYAAKVTMLVRGKSLTQSMSQYLIDQINATDNIEIQTYTEVVAVHGESNLTRLTLLNNQTGATKEVATKSLFIFIGAKPETEWLEGIVARDPRGFIYAGADLKQGDHFRGWNRDRDPFLLETSVPGIFVAGDVRHNSVKRVASGVGEGSIAIMFVHRYLAEARA